A single genomic interval of Lysobacter avium harbors:
- a CDS encoding acyl carrier protein: METESRVEQFVYLSFPPAVPGEEYSSTQSLIETGVMDSMGVLVMVTWLEEEFGIIVDDEDVIPENMDSIANLAGYVDRKLAEMSVAG, encoded by the coding sequence GTGGAAACCGAAAGTCGTGTTGAGCAGTTCGTGTACCTGTCCTTCCCTCCGGCGGTGCCGGGCGAGGAGTACTCGTCCACCCAAAGCCTGATCGAGACCGGGGTGATGGATTCGATGGGCGTGCTGGTGATGGTCACCTGGCTGGAGGAGGAGTTCGGCATCATCGTCGATGACGAGGACGTCATCCCCGAGAACATGGACAGCATCGCCAATCTGGCGGGCTACGTGGACCGCAAGCTGGCCGAGATGAGCGTGGCTGGATGA